The DNA segment ATGTTGCATTGTATCCCAACCCTACAAATGGACAGGTAACTCTTTCTAACCATAGTAATAAGGAGCTAACAGCTGCTGTTATTACAGATGTTAATGGTAGGATAATAAAAACTATTGACCTTGAAAATTCAAGTGTTGAAACGGTTATTTCAATGGAGCAATTTGCATCAGGTATGTACTTTATAAAAATTGAAGCTACCGATGCCAGTATTATAAAACGAATTGTGAAACAATAAGTATATTACAAAGCTGTAATTAAGCAAGCCCCGTATGGAATTTACCATACGGGGCTTTTTTTGGCATTATATTTGGATTGTTTAGTGTAGCTGGTATTTATGAAACATAAAGTAAACGCATAATATGTGATGTGTCCCTAAAAAGAAACATATTACAGCATAAAAAAAGTCCCTTCAAAACTATTGAAAGGACTTTTTTATAGGTGTAAAGTGTATTTATTACTCAATAATTCCACCACAGCTCACACGAGCTCCAGCTGCACCTGAAGGTTGAGACGTAAAATCGTCGGCACCTTGGTGTACAATAATTCCTTTTCCTAAAATATTTTTCTTAGAATCATCACAGCCTATGCACCACTCATCGGTTTGCATTGCAATAGAACCGTCGCCGTTTTCATTGGCTTCAAAGTTACCAATATCACCTTTATGATATCCTTCTGCATCACCCCATTTTCCGTGTTGTTCAAAAGTAGGGTTCCAATGTCCTCCAGCAGATTTACCATCGGGAGCGGAGCAATCACCTTTCTCATGAATATGAATTGCGTGCATACCTGGTTCTAAACCAGTTAATTTTGCTTCCATCTTTACAACGCCGTCTTTTTCGGTAAATGAGACGGTACCAGTAGCACTGCTTTCACTTTTAGACTCTAATTGAATGGTGACGGTCTTTTCCTTCATCATCTCTTTCTTTTCTTTCATCATCTCGTCCTTTTCCATCTTATCCATTTCTTTCTCATCCTTTTTCTTGCCGTCGTTACAGCTTGTAAAAGCCATAAAGGCAAGGGCTGAAAATAATATACTTACTTTTTTCATGGGTTATAATTTTTATGTTTTTGGTTTCAGTTAGAATAAAGGTACGGGGAAAGACAACCATAACCAACATTTTAAAAAAATCTTAGCATTTGGGTTTCTGCATTAAAAGAAGTCTTAATAATGTTTTTTAACCAACTCTCGTTGATCTATAATGCCCATTTTTATGTTTTCTGAAATAAGCAATGCCTTGTTAATTCGGGTTTGTGGCATTTTAAAACGTTTTACATAATAAATTAGGGAGCGTTTTTTTCCATCGGAAAAATTTTCGAAGGTCTCTGAAGCTTCTGGATCGCTTTCAAATACCGCCTCCATTTCTTTCGGCATAACGACACCATATTTAGTAGTGTCTTCATACAATTGCATTTGAAAATAATCGGAAGGGAAAATGCCTAATTCTTTCTGATATCTTTTTCCAAAAGTTATTACATAGCGACCCAATCGTTTCCGTAAGGCAGCATGAAATTCAATTTCATTACTTTCAAAAAAAGCCTTGACCTTTACGCGAGTGTTTTTTTCTTTTAGAAAGGGCGAAACTATTTCTTCAGGAAGATAAATAGCGTGAGTGTCTTCCACTGTTACTTCAAACCGCTTAGAACTTTTTAAACTCATCGTTATTTTAAAGTGGTAATTATTTGTGTTTCGCTGTGCAGGGTTTTATGTACTGGACATTTATCGGCTATTTGCAGCAGGCGTTTTGTTTGTTTTTCATCCAACTCACCTTCAAACTTGATTTCACGGGTAAACGTATCAATTTTGGCGCTATCTTTTTCACAGTCCTCACAATCC comes from the Marixanthomonas ophiurae genome and includes:
- a CDS encoding YdeI/OmpD-associated family protein, producing the protein MSLKSSKRFEVTVEDTHAIYLPEEIVSPFLKEKNTRVKVKAFFESNEIEFHAALRKRLGRYVITFGKRYQKELGIFPSDYFQMQLYEDTTKYGVVMPKEMEAVFESDPEASETFENFSDGKKRSLIYYVKRFKMPQTRINKALLISENIKMGIIDQRELVKKHY
- a CDS encoding superoxide dismutase family protein, with protein sequence MKKVSILFSALAFMAFTSCNDGKKKDEKEMDKMEKDEMMKEKKEMMKEKTVTIQLESKSESSATGTVSFTEKDGVVKMEAKLTGLEPGMHAIHIHEKGDCSAPDGKSAGGHWNPTFEQHGKWGDAEGYHKGDIGNFEANENGDGSIAMQTDEWCIGCDDSKKNILGKGIIVHQGADDFTSQPSGAAGARVSCGGIIE